TTTTATCTATCCACTGCACTCAAGCACCATCCGCGCTCTTGACCTTATCCGGGTCAGGCTTTTCGACTGACTCTATAAGTCCGGCTTCCAAGGCGCGATTGACGATATTTTCGATCCAGGCATCGTCGCGATTCGACGCAGGATCGAACTCGGACTTCAGGTCATTGTCGTAAATGGACGCCATGGTTTGCCAGAAAACGGCGTTGACTCCCCCGCGGTATTCCTTAATGATATCGTGTGTGGTTCGCCCCGTTTCGCGATTGACCAGCTTTACGAGCACTACGCCCTCGCTTCGAGTTAAAGTCTTCAGCGTGTCCTTGAAATTCTCGGACATATACTTCTGGATGTACTTGGCATATTTTCGCCGTTTTCTTCGGCGATCCTCACCCTCGAGTTCGGCCTCCATCCCGTACAGCTGCTCTGCCGCTTCTTTGGCGTAAGGCCACACCTTAAGCACTTTTCGGCGGAGAATGTAGTAATCGCGTCGGTCGTCGTAACTACTTAGGTCCGGTAATGCCGTGATCGTAACCTCTTGTAGCATGCTGATCTTCAAGGTGTCGTACCCACGCTCCTGATCGAGTAAAACGGAATCGGGTTGAGCCATTGCCGTTGAACGGCTCAAGAACAAAAGAAAACCAATGATGACTAAGGCTCTCACGATATAAAAACGCCCTTGAAAGGCCTATTATTGGAGGCGGTTACGCTTCCATTTCGACGCACTTGTTCCAGTCTCGGTGGCCGGTTTCAACATTTTTGATTGATTGGCGTGACGAATGAGTGCCGCTGCCACTATCGCCGCGATGGTCTCTTCATCACCTTCTGTGCGATCGAGCATTTGGGGCTCAAAGTACTTCTTAACGAAATGAGTATCGAAGTTTCCGCTCGTAAAAGCTTCGTGATTCATAACGAAAGCTCCGAACGACAAGGTGGTCTCTACACCTGAAATCTCGTAGTCGGCGATAGCTCTTTTCATTCGCTGGATCGCCTCGGTCCTATCTTTCCCATAAGTGACCAGTTTGGAGATCATCGGGTCGTAGTAGATAGGCACATCCATACCCTCTTCGAATCCGTCATCGACTCGAATACCCGGCCCTGCCGGACGTTTATACGTTTTCAATCGACCGATGTCCGGCAAAAAGTTGTTCTGAGGATTCTCGGCGTATACCCGCACTTCAACAGCGTGTCCAACCAATGGAATATCTTCCTGTGAATAACCTAACTCCTCCCCTCGAGCTACGCAGATCTGTTCGCGAACTAAATCGAATCCAGTGATCATCTCGGTAACGGGATGCTCCACCTGCAGACGAGTATTCATTTCGAGGAAGTAGAAATTTCGATCTTCATCGACCAAGAACTCCACAGTTCCAGCACTAACATACTTGCAAGCTCTGGCCACATCACATGCCGCTTCGCCCATTCGCTTGCGCATTTCTGGAGTCAAGATCGCCGATGGCGCTTCCTCCACGACTTTTTGGTGACGGCGCTGGATCGAGCATTCGCGCTCGTGGAAATACACCACATTTCCTTGCGTGTCGGCCATGATCTGAATTTCGATATGTCGAGGTCCGGCTACATACTTTTCAATGAATACCGCTCCGTTTCCAAAAGCACTTGTGGCCTCCGACACGGCCAACTCCATTTGCTCCAAGAACTCCGAACTTTCCTCTACGATGCGCATTCCTTTTCCCCCACCTCCGGCAGAAGCTTTGATCAAGATGGGAAACCCGATCTCCTCCGCGATCTTCTTCGCCGCTTCAATGTCTGAAATAGCTTCATCGGTACCCGGAACCATAGGAATATCGTAGCCTTTAACCGCAGCCTTGGCCGAAAGCTTATCACCCATAACTTCCATGGCTTCCGGTGATGGACCGATCAACGTAAGACCGGCATCGGTTACCTTTCGTGCGAACGCGGCATTCTCCGACAAGAACCCGTAGCCCGGATGGATGCCTTCGACACCGAGATCTTTGCAGATGGCAATGATCTTGTCCATATCCAAGTAACTCTGATTCGATGGCGGGGGTCCTACGCAAACGGCTTCATCGGCATAGCGTACGTGAGGAGCCTTTCGGTCGGCTTCACTGTAAATGGCTACTGTCGAAATCCCCATGTCCTTGGCTGTACGCATGACCCGCTGTGCAATTTCTCCTCGATTGGCTACTAAAATCTTCTTCATCACTTATTTTTTGATAAGGCGTACCACGCCCTGATACTGTTCACTTTCCCAACGAACTAAGTAGTTTCCCGCCGCTAAAGCACTCAAATCCCATTCCAACTCATGGCTTCCATTCACCCGGGCCTCACGGACGATTCGCCCATATAAATCGTACAGCTCGATTCGCTCAATTTGATCATTATTCTCCCAACGAATGGTTATGCGACCTG
This sequence is a window from Flavobacteriales bacterium. Protein-coding genes within it:
- the accC gene encoding acetyl-CoA carboxylase biotin carboxylase subunit codes for the protein MKKILVANRGEIAQRVMRTAKDMGISTVAIYSEADRKAPHVRYADEAVCVGPPPSNQSYLDMDKIIAICKDLGVEGIHPGYGFLSENAAFARKVTDAGLTLIGPSPEAMEVMGDKLSAKAAVKGYDIPMVPGTDEAISDIEAAKKIAEEIGFPILIKASAGGGGKGMRIVEESSEFLEQMELAVSEATSAFGNGAVFIEKYVAGPRHIEIQIMADTQGNVVYFHERECSIQRRHQKVVEEAPSAILTPEMRKRMGEAACDVARACKYVSAGTVEFLVDEDRNFYFLEMNTRLQVEHPVTEMITGFDLVREQICVARGEELGYSQEDIPLVGHAVEVRVYAENPQNNFLPDIGRLKTYKRPAGPGIRVDDGFEEGMDVPIYYDPMISKLVTYGKDRTEAIQRMKRAIADYEISGVETTLSFGAFVMNHEAFTSGNFDTHFVKKYFEPQMLDRTEGDEETIAAIVAAALIRHANQSKMLKPATETGTSASKWKRNRLQ
- a CDS encoding DUF4294 domain-containing protein is translated as MRALVIIGFLLFLSRSTAMAQPDSVLLDQERGYDTLKISMLQEVTITALPDLSSYDDRRDYYILRRKVLKVWPYAKEAAEQLYGMEAELEGEDRRRKRRKYAKYIQKYMSENFKDTLKTLTRSEGVVLVKLVNRETGRTTHDIIKEYRGGVNAVFWQTMASIYDNDLKSEFDPASNRDDAWIENIVNRALEAGLIESVEKPDPDKVKSADGA